Proteins encoded together in one Methanolobus chelungpuianus window:
- the pylB gene encoding methylornithine synthase PylB, with protein sequence MTQQDLDEFAGRIIEGAQLSDNSLRELLQINDNNQLEKLFYAARKVRDHFFGNKVFLYSFVYFSTYCKNKCAFCYYRESHGIDRYRLSIDEVRNICRGLKGESIHMVDLTMGEDPYFHEKPERFVDLVKTVRSELGLPIMISPGVMGNDALRELHDSGANFLALYQETHDMDLYRKLRVGQSFEDRANARKFAKSIGYCVEDGILTGVGNDVESTIKSLRGMEANSPDMVRVMTFVPQEGTPLEKADRISSTEELKIIAVLRLMFPGRLIPASLDLEGIPGMVHRLNAGANVVTSIIPSDSALEGVVNYDRGFQERHRDPKSVVECLKTMGMEPASQSDFNRIVGLTA encoded by the coding sequence ATGACACAACAAGATCTTGACGAATTCGCAGGAAGGATAATTGAAGGAGCACAGCTCTCAGATAACAGCCTCAGGGAACTGCTGCAGATAAATGACAATAACCAGCTTGAAAAACTGTTCTACGCAGCAAGGAAGGTCAGGGACCACTTCTTCGGCAACAAGGTCTTCCTCTACAGCTTCGTCTATTTTTCCACCTACTGCAAGAACAAGTGTGCTTTCTGCTACTACAGGGAATCACACGGGATAGACAGGTACCGCCTGAGCATAGATGAGGTGCGCAACATCTGCAGGGGACTCAAAGGAGAGAGTATCCACATGGTTGACCTGACCATGGGAGAGGACCCCTATTTCCATGAGAAACCTGAGAGGTTTGTTGACCTGGTAAAGACAGTGAGATCAGAACTTGGCCTTCCAATCATGATATCTCCGGGGGTTATGGGAAATGATGCCCTCAGGGAACTGCATGACAGCGGAGCCAACTTCCTTGCACTCTACCAGGAAACCCACGACATGGATCTCTACAGGAAACTGAGGGTTGGGCAGTCCTTCGAGGACAGGGCCAATGCACGTAAGTTCGCCAAAAGCATAGGCTATTGTGTAGAGGACGGGATACTCACAGGTGTGGGCAATGATGTCGAGTCCACCATAAAGTCGCTCAGGGGCATGGAAGCCAACAGCCCTGACATGGTGAGAGTGATGACCTTCGTACCCCAGGAAGGAACGCCTCTTGAGAAGGCTGACCGGATATCAAGCACCGAGGAGCTGAAGATAATCGCTGTCCTCAGGCTCATGTTCCCTGGCAGGCTCATACCCGCATCCCTTGACCTTGAAGGTATTCCCGGGATGGTGCACAGGCTCAATGCAGGGGCAAACGTGGTCACATCCATAATACCCTCTGATTCCGCACTGGAAGGAGTGGTCAACTACGACAGGGGCTTCCAGGAGAGGCACAGGGACCCGAAAAGCGTTGTTGAGTGCCTGAAGACCATGGGAATGGAGCCTGCAAGCCAGTCTGACTTCAACAGGATAGTGGGGCTGACAGCATGA
- the pylC gene encoding 3-methylornithine--L-lysine ligase PylC yields MRNIILIGGKLQGFEASYLAKKAGLRVVLIDKKERPLIKNVADEFHCFDVTKEPEKLIELSRSAVAVLPVNENLGTINFLRTISNKLACPMLFDFDAYHISMDKKRSKEYFRSIDIPMPLDNPTSPPYFVKPPCESSSIGTAIIYDDSGLEGLDPSMLIEEYVEGDVVSLEVIGDGERFEVVKETKVHIDGTYDCHMVTPLGNYPEFREITYKLAKHLNLRGIMDVEAIDSPRGLKVLEIDARFPSQTPTIVYHSSGVNLIELLLQAFVSGVRENDGVPEKNHCTYEHLLFRDGDLVPVGEHVLSQGVDYHEFHASEGLEIFECNGERKVFTMVSWAPDKEGSDANRQRGFGILREYLGIRQGA; encoded by the coding sequence ATGAGAAACATAATCCTTATCGGAGGAAAGCTGCAGGGTTTTGAGGCAAGCTACCTTGCAAAAAAAGCAGGGCTGCGCGTGGTGCTGATCGATAAAAAAGAGAGGCCCCTCATAAAGAACGTAGCCGACGAGTTCCATTGCTTTGATGTTACAAAGGAGCCGGAAAAGCTCATCGAGCTCTCAAGGTCAGCCGTGGCAGTACTCCCCGTGAACGAGAACCTGGGAACGATTAATTTCCTCAGGACCATCAGCAATAAGCTTGCATGTCCAATGCTCTTTGATTTTGATGCCTATCACATCAGCATGGATAAGAAGCGCTCAAAGGAATACTTCCGTTCCATCGACATTCCCATGCCCCTGGACAATCCCACATCACCGCCTTATTTTGTGAAGCCGCCCTGTGAGAGCAGCAGTATAGGGACAGCCATTATCTACGATGACAGCGGCCTTGAAGGCCTTGACCCGTCCATGCTTATCGAGGAATACGTGGAAGGAGATGTGGTCTCCCTTGAAGTTATAGGGGATGGCGAGCGTTTTGAGGTTGTAAAGGAAACAAAGGTGCACATCGACGGGACCTATGACTGCCATATGGTAACACCCCTCGGAAACTATCCCGAATTCAGGGAGATAACGTACAAGCTCGCAAAGCACCTGAACCTCAGGGGCATCATGGACGTCGAGGCCATAGACAGTCCCAGGGGACTTAAAGTCCTTGAGATCGATGCGAGATTCCCCAGCCAGACTCCCACTATAGTCTACCATTCCTCAGGGGTGAACCTCATAGAGCTTCTCTTGCAGGCATTCGTATCAGGGGTCCGTGAGAATGACGGAGTCCCCGAAAAGAACCACTGCACCTACGAGCACCTGCTCTTCAGGGACGGTGACCTGGTTCCTGTAGGAGAGCATGTGCTGTCACAGGGCGTTGATTACCATGAGTTCCATGCATCCGAGGGCCTTGAGATATTCGAATGCAACGGGGAAAGGAAAGTGTTCACCATGGTCAGCTGGGCCCCGGATAAGGAAGGCTCGGATGCCAACAGGCAGAGAGGCTTTGGAATTCTGCGGGAATACCTAGGGATTCGCCAGGGGGCCTGA